Proteins encoded in a region of the Trypanosoma brucei gambiense DAL972 chromosome 11, complete sequence genome:
- a CDS encoding T. brucei spp.-specific protein yields MMRIRISTPSRTYHSSAREEDGIRMHILFLLLLFLVAIVLPPFCIRVFECSDFPPFLYPQIVLCSADLLCNDSPRILASFPLESYVFVFIVHFPVATNSGLCWHVTFAFAQTHIDSITRSSVVKVFARFTRAILTGPAGPRRV; encoded by the coding sequence ATGATGCGCATACGTATCTCAACCCCTTCGCGTACATACCACTCCAGCGCGCGAGAAGAGGATGGGATACGTATGCatattcttttcttattgCTCTTATTTTTGGTCGCTATCGTGCTCCCTCCTTTCTGCATTCGCGTGTTCGAGTGCTCtgattttcctccttttttgtacCCGCAAATCGTTTTGTGTTCCGCCGATTTGTTATGCAACGATTCTCCACGAATATTAGCTTCATTTCCTCTTGAatcttatgtttttgtttttatcgttCATTTTCCTGTAGCGACAAATAGTGGGCTGTGCTGGCACGTGACATTCGCTTTCGCCCAAACCCACATCGACTCAATCACTCGCTCTTCGGTTGTTAAGGTGTTTGCAAGGTTCACACGAGCTATTTTGACTGGGCCAGCGGGACCAAGGAGAGTTTGA
- a CDS encoding phospholipid-transporting ATPase, putative, whose translation MADNSNVGVENADHARSFVEVNILRGDLNAARRFPSNYVRTSKYTLATCIPKSLLNQFRCVSNIYFLFVTIITMIPVVSPVNPLSTLLPLCIVVGVGMWKDLWEDGKRRKSDKLVNSVGVQVLRGSDFVSVPSRDVRAGDVILCGLGDVVPADAVVLNTSLVDGVTYIETSNLDGETNAKTRRAKPETIKALGTVEDIIEGCLPDAATCAHFLNNGSLVGWKRCDSRGGDNGKGAISQNVLTENGRTSGGTSGQRARASSAFRDVEVTEVEDGTPQSVELPPPTNVTQSFAEQTSKKGTEGGHGRTSTATPTPLETRGSVCNTLELSSKERTITECDDRVPSSTVETSDIRDRVRGGPSGLCSSSNPFAAGTASNIYPRAGAPGSAVALANDGNGVLNDARGDGDFKGVLLRGATPCPDLHSWIGQLRLRCGSVVSLSIDQFLPRGCIIRNTEWVLCAVVYTGKNTKMLLNLKSKGEKSSLTSRRINLINIILLFVHQTALITLCTMSVHWRAERLNGLEGAGSGHTTWYIQWALSRYGGSKYFALMYLTNFILLSFLIPISLYVTMELNKVLQLYLIANDRRMASYDEFKGVLRYSRPKTSCLNSQLAYVRYVFTDKTGTLTENVMTYVGGCTATERHDEKERPGALGEAFLRLVEARRLSVPPAVGEPIMTTDALERRQVPQQGRFDFDEEAMEKEPLFRYLRNLSLCHSVVCFDRPEVESAVAAAVEAAAASGHSVLGGSLPPGSQHAFTRRPSAADATLPNNNRIMGCSGTTDAVEMVCHRRVSSITPGSGSVFGASPSTGVGRFLHGHTGSASWRMTCHNDALMHERSLTMSRKVREFRDESKIYEGQSLDEVALVCAARDNLFALQGRTSKHVFVKVVQKVMCYEVVAELQFTSQRKLMSVLLSRCPDMDNASTGTQDNVRISYHRKVQETQTSPSFARAWETPTRSSGQHKTMKVLGDQKGDPTHPVTVEEDRKDRPVDSNARGKKLPFLLLVKGADSSMMSIMNKQNPRNIDLKDLFEVEIDSVAKKGLRTLVLGQRWVSEEEARDWLVKFNEAQCRLNDRDEALHEVYALLEKDVDLIGTTAVSDELQEDVPETVKFLMQADIVVWMLTGDKRETAVTIACTSGIIESGCEDMVHHLDVCSQLSGTTDLQTELKSERIREVLRSQLSAASNKCDSAEEQYGKDTHKMVLVVDGLTLDAIFCDADLTREFFSIGMRCRSAVCCRMTPLQKAKIVKLFQENTGGVALAIGDGANDVSMIQESSVGIGIMGLEGSQAELASDYAIPKFRFLKRLLMVHGRFSLYRDAHCLVYSLHKNAFLTSAIVVYTISSGFSGMVLIDSWLITFFNLVYCSLQPVLMGVYDKDVEDELAESLPSLYPPLSRENMFFRWGYFIKWFVDGVLLGVLLFVLTYYVLGDDDALHPYRSGSVEDYGTLYFILLLFLVNLRAASAIVCYNLITVAVLALCFIAIPFLTLFYSALPNVFGSNRCVYVAIELVGNIKLWLMLLLCFGIYVMYIMGSNAYIELFKPWLNGERAMRAAWESPYKGEHLAKVKLLRERSRTR comes from the coding sequence ATGGCGGATAATAGTAACGTTGGAGTGGAAAATGCCGATCATGCACGGTCATTTGTGGAAGTTAATATTTTGAGGGGTGACCTCAACGCGGCGCGTAGGTTTCCCTCCAACTACGTGCGCACATCAAAATATACTCTGGCTACATGCATACCGAAGAGTTTGCTTAACCAGTTTCGATGCGTATCGAATAtatacttcctttttgttaccaTCATCACCATGATTCCCGTTGTGAGTCCGGTAAACCCACTCAGTACCCTGTTGCCCCTGTGTATCGTGGTTGGGGTTGGGATGTGGAAGGACCTTTGGGAGGATGGCAAGCGTCGGAAGTCTGACAAACTCGTGAACTCAGTGGGCGTGCAGGTGCTCCGTGGCTCCGACTTTGTTTCTGTTCCATCCCGTGATGTGCGCGCTGGCGATGTTATACTTTGCGGACTTGGGGATGTGGTGCCGGCTGATGCAGTTGTGTTGAACACCTCACTGGTGGATGGCGTGACATATATTGAAACGTCCAATCTTGATGGCGAGACAAATGCTAAAACACGGCGTGCAAAACCAGAAACGATAAAGGCACTTGGGACAGTTGAGGATATTATTGAGGGTTGTTTGCCAGATGCTGCCACGTGTGCACACTTCTTGAACAACGGCAGCTTGGTTGGGTGGAAGCGATGTGATAGCCGCGGTGGTGATAACGGCAAAGGAGCCATTTCTCAGAATGTTCTTACAGAGAATGGGAGGACCTCAGGGGGTACGTCGGGTCAGCGGGCTCGCGCTTCGTCGGCCTTTCGTGATGTCGAGGTGACCGAGGTGGAAGATGGTACGCCGCAGAGTGTGGAGCTTCCGCCACCGACGAACGTAACTCAATCCTTTGCGGAGCAAACTTCAAAGAAGGGAACGGAAGGAGGGCACGGGCGCACCAGTACCGCTACACCCACACCGTTGGAGACGCGGGGAAGTGTGTGCAACACGCTGGAACTTTCAAGTAAGGAGCGCACCATCACTGAATGTGATGATCGTGTGCCGTCAAGCACTGTTGAAACGTCGGATATACGCGACCGGGTGCGGGGGGGGCCTTCTGGATTATGCTCAAGCTCAAACCCCTTCGCCGCTGGTACTGCTTCCAATATTTACCCAAGGGCGGGTGCTCCTGGCTCTGCTGTCGCGTTGGCAAATGATGGAAACGGCGTATTGAACGACGCACGGGGAGATGGGGATTTTAAGGGCGTTTTGTTACGCGGGGCGACGCCATGCCCAGACTTACACTCATGGATTGGGCAGCTGCGCCTACGATGTGGGAGCGTCGTGTCTCTTTCCATTGATCAGTTTCTACCCCGTGGTTGCATTATTCGAAACACTGAGTGGGTTCTTTGCGCCGTTGTCTACACGGGGAAAAATACCAAGATGCTGCTCAATCTCAAAagcaagggggaaaaatcaTCCTTAACTTCCCGCCGAATCAACCTTATCAACATCATCCTTCTGTTCGTGCATCAAACAGCTTTGATAACTCTATGCACAATGTCGGTGCATTGGCGCGCTGAAAGACTCAACGGACTTGAGGGAGCGGGAAGCGGCCATACCACGTGGTACATCCAATGGGCCCTGAGTAGGTATGGGGGGTCAAAATACTTTGCCCTCATGTACCTGACAAATTTCATTCTTCTTTCATTCCTCATTCCAATTTCGTTGTATGTTACGATGGAACTCAACAAAGTGCTTCAACTGTATCTCATCGCAAATGACAGACGCATGGCGAGCTACGATGAGTTCAAGGGCGTACTGCGCTACTCTAGGCCAAAGACATCTTGCCTGAACTCGCAGCTAGCGTACGTCAGATACGTTTTCACAGATAAGACTGGAACCCTAACGGAGAACGTTATGACTTATGTTGGTGGTTGTACAGCGACCGAACGGCATGACGAGAAGGAAAGACCAGGGGCACTTGGCGAAGCATTCCTTCGGCTCGTTGAGGCCCGACGCCTCAGTGTACCTCCAGCCGTTGGGGAGCCCATTATGACTACTGATGCCTTGGAACGCCGTCAGGTTCCCCAACAGGGGCGATTCGACTTCGATGAGGAGGCGATGGAAAAGGAACCACTTTTCCGGTACCTACGCAACTTGTCGCTTTGCCACAGCGTTGTCTGTTTTGACAGACCTGAGGTGGAATCAGCGGTTGCCGCAGCCGTGGAAGCAGCGGCGGCGAGCGGTCATTCGGTCCTTGGTGGCTCACTTCCCCCAGGCTCCCAGCACGCCTTCACGCGTCGCCCATCTGCGGCAGATGCCACATTACCGAATAATAATCGAATAATGGGGTGCAGTGGCACAACTGACGCGGTTGAGATGGTGTGTCACCGTCGGGTGTCAAGCATAACCCCCGGAAGCGGTTCCGTCTTCGGCGCCTCCCCATCGACTGGTGTTGGGCGTTTCTTGCATGGTCACACTGGCAGTGCGTCATGGCGCATGACGTGCCACAATGATGCGCTTATGCATGAGCGCTCTCTCACAATGTCTAGAAAGGTGAGAGAGTTTAGGGACGAGTCAAAGATATACGAAGGGCAGTCACTGGATGAAGTTGCGTTGGTGTGTGCGGCTCGCGACAACCTTTTCGCGCTGCAGGGAAGAACTTCCAAACATGTTTTTGTGAAAGTTGTGCAGAAGGTGATGTGCTACGAGGTTGTTGCAGAGCTTCAGTTCACATCTCAAAGAAAATTGATGAGCGTGCTTTTAAGTCGTTGTCCGGATATGGATAATGCCTCTACAGGTACTCAGGACAATGTGCGAATAAGTTACCACCGAAAGGTTCAGGAAACACAGACGTCTCCAAGCTTTGCTCGGGCGTGGGAGACCCCAACGAGGTCATCGGGCCAACACAAGACAATGAAGGTTCTAGGGGATCAAAAAGGTGATCCAACGCATCCAGTGACGGTGGAAGAGGATAGAAAAGACCGTCCCGTGGATTCCAATGCTAGAGGGAAGAAGCTTCCCTTTCTGTTGCTCGTGAAGGGTGCGGATAGCAGCATGATGTCTATcatgaacaaacaaaacccACGGAACATTGATTTGAAGGATCTTTTTGAAGTGGAAATAGATTCGGTTGCCAAGAAGGGCCTACGAACACTTGTCCTTGGTCAGCGGTGGGTatcggaggaggaggcacgGGATTGGCTGGTCAAATTTAATGAGGCGCAGTGTCGCTTGAACGATCGCGACGAGGCATTGCATGAAGTCTACGCGCTGCTAGAGAAGGATGTTGACCTGATTGGAACTACGGCTGTATCCGATGAGCTGCAGGAGGATGTTCCGGAGACGGTAAAGTTTCTTATGCAAGCCGATATCGTGGTGTGGATGCTTACGGGAGACAAGCGGGAGACTGCTGTGACGATCGCATGCACTAGCGGCATCATCGAATCGGGCTGTGAGGATATGGTGCATCATCTCGATGTTTGCAGCCAATTATCTGGTACCACAGATCTGCAAACGGAGTTGAAGAGTGAGCGTATACGAGAAGTGCTTCGATCACAACTTTCTGCTGCCTCAAATAAGTGTGATAGCGCAGAGGAACAGTACGGTAAAGATACTCACAAGATGGTGCTAGTGGTAGACGGGCTGACGTTAGACGCCATTTTCTGTGATGCAGACCTCACACGCGAATTTTTCTCTATTGGTATGCGGTGTCGTAGCGCTGTGTGCTGCCGTATGACGCCGCTTCAGAAGGCAAAGATAGTGAAGCTTTTCCAGGAGAATACTGGGGGCGTTGCGTTGGCGATTGGTGACGGTGCTAATGACGTTTCTATGATACAAGAGAGCAGTGTTGGTATTGGTATCATGGGGCTCGAGGGCTCGCAGGCCGAGTTGGCGAGTGACTATGCGATTCCCAAATTCAGATTCCTGAAGCGGCTACTCATGGTTCACGGTCGCTTTTCACTTTACCGCGATGCTCATTGTCTCGTGTACAGTTTGCATAAGAATGCCTTTCTCACGTCCGCTATCGTTGTCTACACTATTTCTAGTGGTTTCTCCGGTATGGTATTAATCGATTCGTGgcttattacttttttcaATCTTGTGTATTGTTCACTTCAGCCAGTTTTGATGGGGGTGTACGACAAAGATGTGGAGGATGAGTTGGCAGAGTCTCTGCCGTCGCTGTACCCTCCTTTGTCCAGGGAGAACATGTTCTTTAGGTGGGGTTATTTTATCAAGTGGTTTGTTGATGGCGTGCTACTCGGAGTCTTATTATTTGTACTTACCTACTACGTTttgggtgatgatgatgcgcTTCATCCGTATCGGAGCGGCTCAGTGGAGGATTACGGTACTCTATATTTCatcttgttgctttttttggttAATCTGCGCGCAGCGTCCGCTATTGTGTGCTATAACCTTATCACTGTTGCGGTTCTTGCGCTGTGTTTTATTGCTATTCCGTTTTTGACGCTTTTCTACTCGGCTCTACCAAACGTATTTGGCTCGAACAGGTGCGTTTACGTGGCGATAGAGCTAGTGGGAAACATTAAGTTGTGGCTCATGTTGCTTCTCTGCTTCGGGATATACGTCATGTACATTATGGGAAGCAACGCATATATCGAGCTGTTTAAGCCATGGCTTAACGGGGAGCGGGCTATGAGAGCAGCGTGGGAGTCGCCATACAAGGGAGAACACCTTGCAAAGGTTAAACTGTTGCGGGAGCGCTCGCGGACAAGGTAA
- a CDS encoding calmodulin, putative — MADQLSNEQISEFKEAFSLFDKDGDGTITTKELGTVMRSLGQNPTEAELQDMINEVDQDGSGTIDFPEFLTLMARKMQDSDSEEEIKEAFRVFDKDGNGFISAAELRHIMTNLGEKLTDEEVDEMIREADVDGDGQINYEEFVKMMMSK, encoded by the coding sequence ATGGCCGATCAACTCTCCAACGAGCAGATCTCCGAATTCAAGGAGGCGTTCTCGCTATTCGACAAGGATGGTGATGGTACCATTACGACGAAAGAACTCGGCACTGTGATGCGGTCACTGGGCCAGAACCCCACCGAGGCGGAACTCCAGGACATGATCAACGAAGTTGATCAGGATGGAAGCGGAACTATTGACTTTCCAGAGTTCTTGACGCTTATGGCGCGCAAGATGCAGGATTCTGATTCCGAGGAAGAAATCAAGGAAGCGTTTCGTGTCTTTGATAAGGATGGCAATGGTTTCATTTCCGCTGCTGAACTCCGTCACATCATGACGAACCTCGGTGAAAAACTAACAGATGAGGAGGTGGACGAGATGATCCGCGAGGCTGACGTTGATGGCGACGGCCAAATCAACTACGAGGAGTTCgtgaaaatgatgatgagcaAATAG
- a CDS encoding calmodulin, putative gives MADQLSNEQISEFKEAFSLFDKDGDGTITTKELGTVMRSLGQNPTEAELQDMINEVDQDGSGTIDFPEFLTLMARKMQDSDSEEEIKEAFRVFDKDGNGFISAAELRHIMTNLGEKLTDEEVDEMIREADVDGDGQINYEEFVKMMMSK, from the coding sequence ATGGCCGATCAACTCTCCAACGAGCAGATCTCCGAATTCAAGGAGGCGTTCTCGCTATTTGACAAGGATGGTGATGGTACCATTACGACGAAAGAACTCGGCACTGTGATGCGGTCACTGGGCCAGAACCCCACCGAGGCGGAACTCCAGGACATGATCAACGAAGTTGATCAGGATGGAAGCGGAACTATTGACTTTCCAGAGTTCTTGACGCTTATGGCGCGCAAGATGCAGGATTCTGATTCCGAGGAAGAAATCAAGGAAGCGTTTCGTGTCTTTGATAAGGATGGCAATGGTTTCATTTCCGCTGCTGAACTCCGTCACATCATGACGAACCTCGGTGAAAAACTAACAGATGAGGAGGTGGACGAGATGATCCGCGAGGCTGACGTTGATGGCGACGGTCAAATCAACTACGAGGAGTTCgtgaaaatgatgatgagcaAATAG
- a CDS encoding calmodulin, with product MDKGMKDKAPVSSQQDHFSRGGAVGGKPISDVRGTSRPFYRKPVSHNTIAELAEGFRVLSNGQKTISIPMKEVSALMASVGLHLSDEEFHEVMRVFGQGEQTNTEELSFKDFLSLMMCEVDDTMLEEMRGAFLHYDKQKTGFVTKKQFTELFATGGECSTPEEVEELLTIAEQDETDDKIDYNRFINELVHRLNFM from the coding sequence ATGGATAAAGGTATGAAGGATAAGGCTCCTGTATCTAGTCAACAGGATCATTTCAGTAGGGGCGGTGCCGTGGGAGGCAAGCCCATTTCTGATGTTCGTGGCACATCTCGTCCCTTCTACCGCAAGCCGGTGTCGCACAACACCATCGCGGAGCTAGCGGAAGGTTTTCGTGTACTGAGTAACGGTCAAAAAACAATATCAATTCCAATGAAGGAGGTCTCTGCGCTTATGGCAAGCGTGGGGCTACACTTGTCAGACGAAGAGTTCCATGAGGTGATGCGTGTTTTTGGCCAAGGGGAACAGACGAACACGGAAGAGCTTAGCTTCAAGGACTTTCTCTCGTTAATGATGTGCGAGGTAGACGATACGATGTTGGAGGAGATGCGTGGCGCTTTTCTACATTACGACAAGCAAAAGACCGGATTTGTGACAAAGAAACAGTTTACAGAGCTTTTCGCCACAGGTGGTGAATGCTCAACCCCTGAGGAAGTAGAGGAACTTCTGACAATTGCGGAGCAAGACGAAACCGATGACAAGATTGACTACAATAGGTTTATCAACGAATTGGTTCATCGCCTGAACTTCATGTAG
- a CDS encoding ras-related GTP-binding protein, putative, giving the protein MPSHTTSDGSPTTGGDKSGPRIKIVSLGSVGVGKSCLIKQYCEGRFVSKYIPTIGIDYGVKRVDVRVPAHLAPSGKISTRVNFWDMSGCEEYLEIRNEFYRATEGVLLVYDVTDAESFFALNQWVKEMEAHVNTKGNDTYVARVDASVPCKVVVCANKIDEVSEGGGRKKRAVSSETGRQWAKEHDYKYFETSACTGAGVEEALETLFKDVVAAFF; this is encoded by the coding sequence ATGCCATCTCATACCACTTCCGATGGCTCGCCAACTACCGGAGGTGATAAGTCTGGCCCCCGGATTAAGATTGTTTCTCTTGGATCTGTTGGTGTCGGGAAAAGCTGCCTCATCAAGCAGTACTGTGAGGGTCGGTTTGTGTCAAAGTACATACCTACCATTGGAATCGACTATGGTGTAAAGCGCGTTGATGTAAGGGTGCCAGCGCATTTAGCACCATCGGGAAAAATTTCTACTCGCGTGAACTTCTGGGACATGTCAGGATGCGAGGAGTACCTGGAGATTCGCAACGAATTCTATAGGGCAACAGAGGGCGTGCTGTTGGTTTACGACGTAACCGACGCCGAAAGTTTTTTCGCACTCAACCAGTGGGTGAAGGAGATGGAAGCTCACGTGAACACAAAGGGAAATGACACGTACGTCGCCCGGGTGGATGCGTCCGTACCCTGCAAGGTTGTGGTATGCGCAAATAAAATAGACGAGGTGTCGGAAGGAGGCGGTAGAAAGAAACGGGCTGTGAGTAGTGAGACTGGGCGGCAGTGGGCGAAGGAGCATGATTACAAGTACTTCGAGACGAGTGCCTGCACGGGTGCCGGAGTGGAGGAGGCACTCGAGACACTCTTCAAGGATGTGGTGGCAGCTTTCTTTTAA
- a CDS encoding calmodulin, putative, with protein MADQLSNEQISEFKEAFSLFDKDGDGTITTKELGTVMRSLGQNPTEAELQDMINEVDQDGSGTIDFPEFLTLMARKMQDSDSEEEIKEAFRVFDKDGNGFISAAELRHIMTNLGEKLTDEEVDEMIREADVDGDGQINYEEFVKMMMSK; from the coding sequence ATGGCCGATCAACTCTCCAACGAGCAGATCTCCGAATTCAAGGAGGCGTTCTCGCTATTTGACAAGGATGGTGATGGTACCATTACGACGAAAGAACTCGGCACTGTGATGCGGTCACTGGGCCAGAACCCCACCGAGGCGGAACTCCAGGACATGATCAACGAAGTTGATCAGGATGGAAGCGGAACTATTGACTTTCCAGAGTTCTTGACGCTTATGGCGCGCAAGATGCAGGATTCTGATTCCGAGGAAGAAATCAAGGAAGCGTTTCGTGTCTTTGATAAGGATGGCAATGGTTTCATTTCCGCTGCTGAACTCCGTCACATCATGACGAACCTCGGTGAAAAACTAACAGATGAGGAGGTGGACGAGATGATCCGCGAGGCTGACGTTGATGGCGACGGCCAAATCAACTACGAGGAGTTCgtgaaaatgatgatgagcaAATAG
- a CDS encoding calmodulin, putative, (fragment), translating to ADQLSNEQISEFKEAFSLFDKDGDGTITTKELGTVMRSLGQNPTEAELQDMINEVDQDGSGTIDFPEFLTLMARKMQDSDSEEEIKEAFRVFDKDGNGFISAAELRHIMTNLGEKLTDEEVDEMIREADVDRDGQINYEEFVKMMMSK from the coding sequence GCCGATCAACTCTCCAACGAGCAGATCTCCGAATTCAAGGAGGCGTTCTCGCTATTTGACAAGGATGGTGATGGTACCATTACGACGAAAGAACTCGGCACTGTGATGCGGTCACTGGGCCAGAACCCCACCGAGGCGGAACTCCAGGACATGATCAACGAAGTTGATCAGGATGGAAGCGGAACTATTGACTTTCCAGAGTTCTTGACGCTTATGGCGCGCAAGATGCAGGATTCTGATTCCGAGGAAGAAATCAAGGAAGCGTTTCGTGTCTTTGATAAGGATGGCAATGGTTTCATTTCCGCTGCTGAACTCCGTCACATCATGACGAACCTCGGTGAAAAACTAACAGATGAGGAGGTGGACGAGATGATCCGCGAGGCTGACGTTGATAGGGACGGTCAAATCAACTACGAGGAGTTCgtgaaaatgatgatgagcaAATAG